The following proteins are encoded in a genomic region of Limosilactobacillus reuteri subsp. reuteri:
- a CDS encoding nicotinate phosphoribosyltransferase, translating into MKFDYPDDSLTLHTDAYELSMMQTYWKKGMGNRRAVFEAFFRKMPFNNGYAVFAGLDHIIRYVKQLHFTDSDIEYLKSTNQFDDDFLEYLRNFKFTGSINSFEEGDLVFNHEPIIQVDAPIIEGQLIETAILNILNYQIMIATKASRIKSIVGNQTVMEFGSRRAQELDAALWGTRAAYIGGFDATSNVRAGKLFGIPISGTHAHALVQVYMNDYDAFKAYAETHHNCVFLVDTFDTLKSGVPNAIKVAKEFGDKINFIGVRIDSGDMAYLSKKVRKMLDDAGFPDAKIIASNGLDEKTIQNLQMQGAKIDTWGIGTKLITAYDQPTLGAVYKLVAIEDEDGQLVDTIKISNNVGKMSTPGKKQVWRINDRGDGKSEGDYITLVDEDPRNEKSLNMFNPNFPLQQKDVEDFTARPMLKPIWQDGKYVYDEPTLEESRQHRFDSLNALWDEYKRDLNPEVYPVDLSQKCYDNKLKLIHQVHEYVKSLSK; encoded by the coding sequence ATGAAATTTGATTATCCGGATGATAGCCTTACCCTGCATACTGATGCGTATGAATTGAGTATGATGCAGACCTACTGGAAAAAAGGAATGGGTAACCGCCGTGCTGTCTTTGAGGCCTTCTTCCGTAAAATGCCATTTAATAATGGGTACGCTGTTTTTGCCGGGTTAGATCACATTATTCGCTATGTAAAACAATTACATTTTACTGATAGCGACATTGAATACTTAAAGTCTACGAATCAATTTGATGATGACTTTCTAGAATATTTACGTAACTTTAAATTTACGGGTTCAATCAACAGCTTTGAAGAAGGAGATCTGGTATTTAACCATGAGCCTATTATTCAGGTTGATGCGCCGATTATTGAGGGCCAATTGATTGAAACGGCAATTTTAAATATTCTTAATTATCAGATTATGATTGCGACAAAGGCTTCACGGATTAAGTCGATTGTCGGTAACCAAACTGTAATGGAATTTGGCTCACGCCGGGCACAGGAACTGGATGCGGCTTTGTGGGGAACGCGAGCAGCATATATTGGTGGCTTCGATGCTACAAGTAACGTCCGTGCAGGTAAATTATTTGGTATCCCGATTTCAGGAACCCATGCCCATGCTCTTGTGCAGGTATACATGAATGATTATGACGCATTTAAAGCATATGCAGAAACTCATCATAATTGTGTCTTTCTTGTGGATACTTTTGATACCTTAAAGAGTGGGGTTCCTAATGCAATTAAGGTTGCTAAGGAATTTGGCGATAAAATTAACTTTATCGGTGTCCGCATTGACAGTGGTGATATGGCCTACCTATCTAAAAAAGTACGCAAAATGTTGGATGATGCTGGTTTCCCAGACGCAAAAATCATCGCATCTAATGGCTTAGATGAAAAGACAATTCAAAACTTGCAAATGCAAGGGGCGAAGATTGATACATGGGGAATCGGGACTAAGCTAATTACTGCCTATGACCAACCAACTTTAGGGGCCGTATACAAATTAGTCGCTATTGAAGATGAAGATGGCCAACTTGTTGATACGATTAAGATCTCTAATAATGTTGGTAAAATGTCAACTCCCGGCAAAAAACAAGTATGGCGGATTAACGATCGTGGAGACGGCAAGAGTGAAGGGGATTATATTACATTAGTTGATGAGGATCCTCGTAATGAAAAGTCACTCAATATGTTCAATCCTAACTTCCCACTCCAGCAAAAAGACGTGGAAGATTTTACTGCCCGGCCAATGCTAAAGCCAATCTGGCAAGATGGTAAGTATGTTTATGATGAACCGACCTTAGAGGAGAGCCGTCAACACCGTTTCGATAGCTTAAATGCTTTATGGGATGAATATAAACGCGATTTAAACCCAGAAGTATACCCAGTCGATTTATCACAGAAATGCTATGATAATAAACTTAAATTAATTCACCAAGTTCATGAATATGTTAAATCATTGAGTAAGTAG
- the nadE gene encoding ammonia-dependent NAD(+) synthetase, whose amino-acid sequence MRKYQEEIINALGVNSQIDPQAEVTKRVQFICDFLQTTKMKALVLGISGGQDSSLAGRLSQLAVEKLREETGDNEYQFIAVRLPYGEQADESDAMFAINDFIKPDKIMRVNIKAATDAMVASLNEAGTPISDFSKGNIKARERMIVQYAIGGENKGAVVGTDHAAEAVTGFYTKFGDGGADITPLSGLDKRQGKALLQYLGAPAKLYDKTPTADLEEDKPMRPDEEALGVRYDEIDDYLEGREVSPAAAEKIESWYRRTQHKRHLPIAPYDTWWK is encoded by the coding sequence GTGCGAAAGTATCAAGAAGAAATAATTAATGCATTAGGCGTTAACTCGCAAATTGATCCCCAAGCAGAAGTAACTAAACGTGTTCAGTTCATCTGTGATTTTCTCCAAACCACTAAGATGAAGGCCTTAGTATTAGGAATTTCTGGTGGCCAAGATTCAAGTTTGGCGGGGCGGCTTTCACAATTGGCAGTCGAAAAGCTGCGGGAAGAGACTGGCGACAATGAATACCAATTTATCGCAGTCCGGTTGCCATATGGTGAGCAAGCTGATGAGTCAGATGCAATGTTTGCAATTAATGACTTTATTAAACCTGATAAAATAATGCGGGTTAATATTAAGGCGGCTACTGATGCGATGGTAGCATCCTTAAACGAAGCAGGCACGCCAATTAGCGATTTTAGTAAGGGAAACATTAAAGCCCGAGAACGAATGATTGTCCAATATGCTATTGGTGGAGAAAACAAAGGAGCTGTAGTGGGAACAGACCACGCCGCTGAAGCAGTAACTGGTTTTTACACTAAGTTTGGGGATGGCGGTGCAGATATTACGCCACTTTCTGGATTGGATAAGCGACAGGGAAAGGCCTTATTACAATACTTAGGAGCACCAGCAAAGCTTTATGATAAAACACCAACCGCAGACTTGGAAGAAGACAAACCAATGCGTCCCGATGAAGAAGCGCTTGGTGTTCGCTATGATGAAATTGATGACTACTTAGAAGGTCGTGAAGTTTCGCCAGCAGCTGCCGAAAAAATTGAAAGCTGGTATCGGCGAACTCAACATAAGCGTCACTTACCGATTGCTCCATATGATACTTGGTGGAAGTAA